A DNA window from Pedomonas mirosovicensis contains the following coding sequences:
- a CDS encoding lipoprotein-releasing ABC transporter permease subunit, with the protein MLSTYERMIAARYLRPIKGEGFIFIVSMISLVGIAIGVAALIAVMSVMNGFRGELLDRILGVNGHMLVQGYDGHLDEWERLRRITEQAPGVKRVTPIIQQQLMASRRNLAAGVVVRGQVPADVRQQSIVGQNIVAGSLDDFKDGEPVIAIGSKLAGQLLAKVGDSISLISPEGQVTPFGVTPRIASYRVVAIFEVGIYDYDNAFVLMPMQTAQNYFRLGQSVSGLEVVVNDPDKIDVTIDALTPKVQQYGVIVDWRSLNRSLFEALEVERVVMFWILSIIIVVAVFNIVSSLIMLVRAKSKDIAILRTMGASRASVMRVFMLAGTSIGALGTLVGMGLGFLLLAFRTEIVHGASSLFGVALWNPEVRFLSEMPSKVDPMEVLATVGIALALTVLATLYPSWRAANTDPVQVLRYE; encoded by the coding sequence ATGCTCTCCACCTATGAGCGGATGATCGCGGCGCGCTACCTGCGCCCCATCAAGGGCGAGGGGTTCATCTTCATCGTCTCGATGATCTCGCTGGTCGGCATCGCCATCGGCGTCGCGGCGCTGATCGCCGTGATGTCAGTGATGAATGGCTTCCGGGGTGAGCTGCTCGACCGCATCCTCGGCGTCAACGGCCATATGCTGGTGCAGGGCTATGACGGGCACCTGGACGAGTGGGAGCGGCTGCGCCGCATCACCGAGCAGGCGCCGGGCGTGAAGCGCGTCACCCCGATCATCCAGCAGCAGCTCATGGCCTCGCGCCGCAACCTTGCGGCAGGCGTGGTGGTGCGGGGCCAGGTGCCCGCCGACGTGCGGCAGCAATCGATCGTCGGCCAGAACATCGTCGCGGGGTCGCTGGACGACTTCAAGGACGGCGAGCCGGTCATCGCCATCGGCAGCAAGCTGGCCGGGCAACTGCTGGCGAAAGTGGGAGACAGCATCTCCCTCATCTCGCCCGAGGGGCAGGTGACGCCCTTCGGTGTGACGCCGCGCATCGCCAGCTACCGGGTGGTCGCCATCTTCGAGGTGGGCATCTACGACTACGACAACGCCTTCGTGCTCATGCCCATGCAGACGGCGCAGAACTATTTCCGGCTGGGCCAGTCCGTCAGCGGGCTGGAGGTGGTCGTAAACGATCCGGACAAGATCGACGTGACCATCGATGCCCTGACGCCCAAGGTGCAGCAGTACGGCGTGATCGTGGACTGGCGCTCGCTCAACCGCTCCCTCTTCGAGGCGCTGGAGGTGGAGCGGGTGGTGATGTTCTGGATTCTCTCCATCATCATCGTGGTGGCGGTGTTCAACATCGTCTCCAGCCTCATCATGCTGGTCAGGGCCAAGAGCAAGGATATCGCCATCCTGCGGACCATGGGCGCAAGCCGGGCCTCGGTGATGCGGGTGTTCATGCTGGCAGGCACGAGCATCGGCGCGCTCGGCACGCTGGTCGGCATGGGGCTGGGCTTCCTGCTGCTCGCCTTCCGCACGGAGATCGTCCACGGGGCCAGCAGCCTGTTCGGCGTTGCCCTGTGGAACCCGGAGGTGCGGTTCCTGTCGGAAATGCCGTCCAAGGTGGACCCCATGGAAGTGTTGGCGACCGTGGGCATCGCGCTCGCGCTGACGGTGCTGGCCACTCTTTATCCATCGTGGCGGGCCGCCAATACGGACCCGGTGCAGGTGCTTCGCTATGAGTGA
- the proS gene encoding proline--tRNA ligase, producing MRLSRYFLPVLKEDPSEAQIVSHKLMLRAGMIRQQSAGIYVWLPLGLKVLRNIERIVREEQNRAGAIEVLMPTIQSADLWRESGRYDAYGPEMLRFRDRHDREILYGPTNEEMITSVFRDSARSYRDLPKTFYHIQWKFRDEVRPRFGVMRGREFLMKDAYSFDLDAESAKRSYDAMFVAYLRTFARLGMVAVPVRAPTGPIGGNLSHEFHILADTGESELFYDADVEDITLTELADAAPGSEIVDRLQSIYAMESEEHAKVENCPISGEQLRRRRGIEVGHIFYFGAKYTAAMNCTVQGPDGTPVHPEMGSYGIGVSRLVGGIIEASHDENGIIWPYEVAPYKVGLINLRVDDAKCQAAADDLYQKLTNAGIEVLYDDRDERGGAKFATMDLIGIPTQVIIGPKGLSSGVVEVKARGNGSREEMPIDTLVDNLSTWLKLQRKG from the coding sequence ATGCGCCTGTCACGCTATTTCCTGCCCGTTCTGAAAGAAGACCCGTCTGAGGCCCAGATCGTCTCGCACAAGCTGATGCTGCGTGCGGGCATGATCCGCCAGCAGTCCGCCGGCATCTACGTGTGGCTGCCGCTGGGCCTGAAGGTTCTGCGCAACATCGAGCGGATCGTGCGCGAGGAGCAGAACCGCGCCGGTGCCATCGAGGTGCTGATGCCGACCATCCAGTCGGCCGACCTGTGGCGCGAATCCGGCCGCTACGACGCCTACGGCCCGGAGATGCTGCGCTTCCGCGACCGGCACGACCGGGAGATTCTCTACGGGCCGACCAACGAGGAAATGATTACCTCGGTGTTCCGGGACAGCGCCCGCAGCTACCGCGATCTGCCCAAGACCTTCTACCACATCCAGTGGAAGTTCCGCGACGAGGTGCGCCCCCGCTTTGGCGTGATGCGCGGCCGCGAGTTCCTGATGAAGGATGCCTATTCGTTCGATCTGGACGCCGAGAGCGCCAAGCGCTCCTACGACGCCATGTTCGTCGCCTATCTTCGCACCTTCGCCCGCCTCGGCATGGTGGCGGTGCCGGTGCGCGCACCGACGGGGCCGATCGGCGGCAACCTCTCCCACGAGTTCCACATCCTGGCGGACACGGGCGAGAGCGAGCTGTTCTACGACGCCGATGTTGAGGACATCACGCTGACCGAACTGGCGGACGCCGCGCCGGGCTCTGAGATCGTCGACCGGTTGCAGTCCATCTACGCCATGGAGAGCGAGGAGCACGCCAAGGTGGAGAACTGCCCGATCTCCGGCGAACAGCTGCGCCGCCGCCGGGGCATCGAGGTGGGCCACATCTTCTACTTCGGCGCCAAGTATACGGCAGCCATGAACTGCACCGTGCAGGGGCCGGACGGCACGCCGGTGCACCCGGAAATGGGCTCCTACGGCATTGGCGTCTCCCGCCTCGTGGGCGGCATCATCGAGGCCAGCCACGACGAGAACGGCATCATCTGGCCGTATGAGGTTGCCCCCTACAAGGTGGGCCTCATCAACCTGCGCGTGGATGATGCCAAGTGCCAGGCTGCGGCTGACGATCTCTACCAGAAGCTGACCAATGCGGGCATCGAGGTGCTGTACGACGACCGCGACGAGCGGGGCGGCGCCAAGTTCGCTACCATGGATCTTATTGGTATCCCAACGCAGGTTATCATTGGTCCGAAGGGGCTGAGCTCCGGCGTTGTCGAGGTAAAGGCCCGCGGGAATGGCAGCCGCGAGGAAATGCCGATCGATACGCTCGTTGACAATCTGAGCACGTGGCTGAAGCTACAGCGTAAAGGGTGA
- a CDS encoding MFS transporter, giving the protein MSFLSTVRGRIVAVSAVLLIGLNLRPALAGISPLLDAIQSSTGISGTTAGLLTTLPILAMGLCALLGEALNNRLGERWGITLGVVAIAAACALRFGEPGAPTLLATAVLAGLGIAMAQALLPYFLKRTFPEDPGRITGLYVTAIMAGAALGAALSPSLAKAASWSFALGLWALPALIALALWQAAARRHRCSTAQPRRSVGPARAAQTTRRLWRELRTWELVLLFGIGTGAFTLILAWLPPYYTALGWSPSAAGLMLGGINLAEVGSGLAVSAWIGRFPDRRGPLLFVLTCLLAGLACLVLIPESAPVLVCVLLGIGIGALFPLTLIVTIDHRTDPAEAGALAAAVQGGGYVLASLMPVLAGMLRDHFADLTQAWVGMGACVLLLMLLTLRFSPASYRTA; this is encoded by the coding sequence ATGTCCTTTCTGTCCACGGTTCGCGGCCGCATCGTCGCGGTCTCGGCCGTTCTGCTCATAGGGCTCAACCTGCGCCCTGCTCTGGCGGGCATCAGCCCGCTCTTGGATGCCATCCAGTCCTCCACCGGCATCAGCGGCACCACCGCCGGGCTGCTCACCACCCTACCCATCCTGGCGATGGGCCTGTGCGCGCTTCTCGGCGAGGCGCTGAACAACCGCCTTGGGGAGCGCTGGGGCATCACGCTCGGCGTCGTTGCCATCGCGGCCGCCTGCGCCCTGCGTTTCGGAGAACCAGGCGCGCCCACCCTGCTGGCGACCGCCGTGCTGGCGGGCCTTGGCATCGCCATGGCGCAGGCCCTGCTGCCCTATTTCCTCAAGCGCACCTTCCCGGAAGATCCCGGCCGCATCACCGGGCTTTACGTCACCGCCATCATGGCCGGCGCGGCGCTGGGCGCCGCCCTCTCCCCCTCGCTGGCGAAAGCGGCCAGCTGGAGCTTTGCCCTTGGCCTGTGGGCTCTCCCTGCGCTCATCGCCCTTGCGCTCTGGCAGGCCGCTGCCCGCCGTCACCGCTGCAGCACTGCCCAGCCGCGCCGGAGCGTTGGCCCTGCCCGCGCCGCGCAAACCACTCGGCGGCTGTGGCGAGAGCTGCGGACGTGGGAGCTGGTGTTGCTCTTCGGCATTGGCACCGGCGCTTTCACCCTGATTCTGGCATGGCTGCCGCCCTATTACACCGCGCTCGGCTGGAGCCCTTCGGCGGCGGGCCTGATGCTGGGCGGCATCAATCTGGCGGAGGTTGGCTCCGGCCTTGCCGTCTCCGCCTGGATCGGCCGTTTCCCCGACCGGCGCGGGCCGCTCCTGTTCGTGCTGACTTGCCTACTCGCAGGGCTGGCCTGCCTCGTTCTCATACCGGAAAGCGCACCTGTGCTCGTCTGCGTGCTGCTGGGCATTGGCATCGGCGCATTGTTTCCGCTCACGCTCATCGTCACCATCGACCACCGCACAGACCCTGCCGAGGCCGGAGCCCTCGCCGCTGCGGTGCAAGGCGGCGGCTACGTGCTCGCCAGCCTGATGCCGGTGCTGGCCGGAATGCTGCGGGACCACTTCGCCGATCTCACCCAAGCGTGGGTCGGCATGGGAGCCTGCGTCCTCCTCCTGATGCTGCTCACCCTGCGCTTCTCACCTGCCTCGTACCGGACGGCTTGA
- a CDS encoding DUF1467 family protein, whose product MSIVYGVAVYFVMWWIVLFAILPWGVRTAQETGEQPIPGQATSAPQSPMLRQKVMWTTIVTTVLFLLFAANHHFGWLTIDDLAAPLHDFSAEIPVGDPIS is encoded by the coding sequence ATGAGTATCGTTTACGGGGTCGCCGTCTACTTCGTGATGTGGTGGATCGTGCTGTTCGCCATCCTGCCGTGGGGCGTAAGAACTGCCCAGGAGACCGGAGAACAGCCCATCCCCGGCCAGGCCACCAGCGCGCCGCAAAGCCCCATGCTGCGGCAGAAGGTGATGTGGACGACCATCGTGACGACGGTGCTGTTCCTGCTGTTCGCCGCCAACCACCATTTCGGCTGGCTGACGATCGACGACCTGGCCGCGCCGCTTCACGACTTCTCCGCCGAGATCCCGGTGGGAGACCCGATCAGCTAA
- a CDS encoding ribonuclease J — protein MKPGDELLFLPLGGSGEIGMNVNLYGCRGKWVMVDLGMTFADQSTPGVELVLPDLSFIEERREDLLGVVLTHGHEDHIGAVPYLAAELGVPLYATPFTAGLLRHKLAEEGLLGEVKVKTIPMQGSFELGPFKFRYLHLCHSIPEGNAVLIDTPYGRVFHTGDWKLDEEPIIGEPSSPELLTSIGDEGVLALVGDSTNVFNTEASGSEGGVRDSLLRLCQGRRGRILVSTFASNVARLDTLGKVANATGRNVVLVGRSLDRMVKNAKETGYLKDFPQPISLEMAEQANPSTLLIIATGCQGEHQAALSRIARREHSHIKLAEGDLVIFSSKSIPGNELSIGMVMNQLAEQNISIITEKTAHVHVSGHPGQPELKSMYGWIRPKVAVPVHGELRHMKAHAELAARCGVEQAVVPTNGAVIRLAPGDAKIIGHEKVGRWVLDGDVIVPNDGMTMVQRRRLSYNGYLSATVVLGKGGRLAADPHIVVQGVPVENELDEFIEDCSDAVRATIDQVGTSNEARLSEQIRIAIRRLARDYTAKRPVAEVHILHVG, from the coding sequence GTGAAACCAGGTGATGAACTGCTGTTCCTGCCCTTGGGCGGGTCCGGCGAGATTGGCATGAACGTCAATCTCTATGGCTGCCGGGGCAAATGGGTGATGGTCGATCTCGGCATGACCTTCGCGGACCAGAGCACCCCAGGGGTGGAACTGGTCCTGCCGGATCTGTCCTTCATCGAGGAGCGGCGGGAGGATCTGCTGGGCGTCGTGCTGACCCACGGCCATGAGGACCACATCGGCGCGGTGCCGTATCTGGCGGCCGAGTTGGGCGTACCGCTCTACGCCACGCCGTTCACCGCGGGGCTGCTGCGCCACAAGCTGGCCGAAGAGGGGCTGCTGGGCGAGGTGAAGGTGAAGACCATCCCCATGCAGGGCAGCTTCGAGCTGGGGCCGTTCAAGTTCCGCTACCTGCACCTGTGCCACTCCATCCCGGAGGGGAACGCCGTTCTCATCGACACGCCTTATGGCCGCGTGTTCCACACCGGCGACTGGAAGCTGGACGAGGAGCCGATCATCGGCGAGCCCTCCAGCCCGGAGCTGCTGACCTCCATCGGCGATGAGGGCGTGCTGGCGCTGGTGGGCGATTCCACCAACGTCTTCAACACCGAGGCGTCCGGGTCGGAAGGCGGCGTGCGGGATTCGCTCCTGCGCCTCTGCCAGGGGCGGCGGGGCCGGATCCTGGTGTCTACCTTTGCCTCGAACGTCGCCCGGCTCGATACGCTCGGCAAGGTCGCCAACGCGACCGGGCGCAACGTGGTGCTGGTGGGGCGCTCGCTCGACCGTATGGTGAAGAACGCCAAGGAAACCGGATACCTGAAGGACTTCCCCCAGCCGATCAGCCTGGAGATGGCCGAGCAGGCCAATCCCTCGACGCTGCTTATCATCGCCACCGGCTGCCAGGGCGAGCATCAGGCGGCGCTCTCCCGCATCGCCCGGCGCGAGCACAGCCATATCAAGCTGGCGGAAGGGGATCTGGTCATCTTCTCGTCCAAGAGCATCCCTGGCAATGAACTGTCCATCGGCATGGTGATGAACCAACTGGCGGAGCAGAACATCTCCATCATCACCGAGAAGACGGCGCATGTGCACGTCTCCGGCCACCCCGGCCAGCCGGAGCTGAAGAGCATGTATGGCTGGATTCGCCCCAAGGTCGCCGTGCCGGTGCATGGCGAGTTGCGCCACATGAAGGCCCATGCGGAACTTGCCGCCCGCTGCGGGGTGGAGCAGGCCGTGGTGCCGACCAACGGCGCGGTCATTCGCCTGGCGCCGGGCGACGCGAAGATCATCGGCCACGAGAAGGTGGGCCGCTGGGTGCTGGATGGCGACGTAATCGTACCAAACGACGGCATGACCATGGTTCAGCGCCGCCGCCTCTCGTACAACGGCTACCTGTCGGCCACGGTGGTGCTGGGCAAGGGCGGACGATTGGCCGCGGATCCGCATATTGTGGTGCAGGGTGTTCCTGTGGAAAATGAACTGGATGAGTTCATCGAGGACTGCTCGGACGCCGTGCGGGCGACCATCGACCAGGTGGGCACCAGCAATGAAGCGCGCCTGTCAGAGCAGATCCGCATTGCCATCCGTCGTCTGGCGCGGGACTACACCGCCAAGCGCCCGGTGGCGGAGGTTCATATCCTGCACGTCGGCTAA
- a CDS encoding biotin--[acetyl-CoA-carboxylase] ligase, whose amino-acid sequence MAELLHYPAVDSTNDEVIRLAQKGAPDGTWVVADEQTAGRGRRHRPWQSPKGNLFCTGLLRLTTEEEPVSQLSFLIALALYDTLAQWVEPARLKLKWPNDVLLDGKKISGILLESAGSGQPGDRWVAAGIGVNLAVHPDNTERPAISLAAAGIAPPLPMAVAERLATAIDHWRGEWRQGGFAALRSAWLARATGLGSRIEVRLPETTLFGVFSDLAADGALLLQLDSGAVKTIHSGDVFGI is encoded by the coding sequence TTGGCTGAGCTGCTTCATTACCCGGCGGTTGATTCCACCAATGACGAGGTGATCCGTCTGGCGCAGAAAGGTGCGCCAGACGGCACCTGGGTGGTGGCAGACGAACAGACGGCCGGGCGCGGACGCCGCCACCGGCCCTGGCAAAGCCCCAAGGGCAACCTGTTCTGCACTGGCCTCCTGCGCCTGACGACGGAGGAGGAGCCGGTCTCCCAGCTTTCCTTCCTGATCGCTCTGGCGCTCTACGATACGCTCGCTCAGTGGGTTGAGCCTGCCCGGCTAAAGCTCAAGTGGCCGAACGACGTGCTGCTGGACGGCAAGAAGATCTCCGGCATCCTCCTGGAGTCCGCCGGCAGCGGCCAGCCCGGCGACCGCTGGGTTGCGGCTGGTATCGGCGTCAATCTCGCGGTACATCCCGATAATACCGAGCGTCCGGCCATTTCGCTGGCGGCAGCCGGAATTGCGCCGCCGCTGCCGATGGCTGTGGCCGAACGGCTGGCAACGGCGATCGACCACTGGCGGGGAGAATGGCGACAAGGAGGCTTTGCCGCGCTGCGGAGCGCCTGGCTGGCCCGCGCCACCGGCCTTGGGAGCCGGATCGAGGTGCGTCTGCCCGAGACCACCCTGTTCGGAGTGTTCAGTGACCTAGCGGCGGACGGCGCTCTGTTGCTGCAACTTGACAGCGGAGCGGTTAAAACCATTCATTCCGGCGACGTGTTCGGGATCTAA
- the nuoN gene encoding NADH-quinone oxidoreductase subunit NuoN — MSLSASLSLALPELLLALGAMAMLMVGVFTGDRSLKLLTWSSVGLFIVAIALVVSGPAARTVGFNGLFVVDAYGSFLKVLVLIGAAASVVLAVPYLERNGIAKFEYPVLIALATVGMLMMLSANDLLSLYLGLELQSLSLYVMAAYQRNNARSSESGLKYFVLGSLASGLLLYGVSLVYGFAGTTNFEALAITLEGTAAGSLHIGLLIGLVFVIAGLAFKVSAVPFHMWTPDVYEGAPTPVTAFFAAAPKIAALGLFVRVMLEAFPALTDQWQQIIVVISIGSMILGAIAAIVQTNVKRLMAYSSIGHVGYALIGLAAGTQEGVQGVLVYMAIYLLMTVGAFLCVLSMQRGDEQVEDIYELAGLSQTQPRLAACFAILMFSLAGIPLLAGFFGKLYIFQAAIDAELYTLAIFGILTSVVAAYYYLRVVKIIYFDEPKAPFTRYGNVATASILGASAILCSPVSFLYIAPLLQAAGNAAKSLIG, encoded by the coding sequence ATGAGTCTTTCTGCCAGTCTGTCCCTTGCTCTGCCGGAGCTGCTGCTCGCGCTTGGCGCGATGGCCATGCTCATGGTGGGCGTGTTCACCGGGGATCGCAGCCTGAAGCTGCTCACGTGGAGCAGCGTGGGTCTGTTCATCGTTGCCATTGCCCTGGTGGTGAGCGGCCCGGCCGCGCGCACGGTGGGCTTCAACGGCCTGTTCGTGGTTGATGCCTACGGCTCGTTCCTGAAGGTTCTGGTGCTTATCGGCGCGGCGGCCTCCGTCGTGCTGGCGGTGCCGTACCTCGAGCGCAATGGCATCGCCAAGTTCGAGTATCCGGTGCTTATCGCCCTGGCCACGGTTGGCATGCTGATGATGCTGTCGGCCAACGACCTCCTGTCGCTGTACCTGGGCCTCGAGCTTCAGTCGCTCAGCCTCTACGTGATGGCGGCTTACCAGCGGAACAACGCGCGGTCGTCGGAATCGGGCCTCAAGTACTTCGTGCTCGGCTCGCTTGCCTCCGGCCTGCTGCTCTACGGCGTGTCGCTGGTCTATGGCTTTGCCGGCACCACCAACTTCGAGGCCCTGGCCATCACGCTGGAGGGCACCGCGGCAGGCTCCCTGCACATCGGCCTGCTGATCGGCCTGGTCTTCGTGATTGCGGGCCTGGCCTTCAAGGTTTCGGCCGTGCCGTTCCACATGTGGACGCCGGATGTGTACGAGGGCGCTCCGACCCCGGTGACGGCCTTCTTCGCCGCCGCGCCGAAGATCGCTGCCCTTGGCCTGTTCGTCCGCGTGATGCTGGAAGCCTTCCCGGCGCTGACCGACCAGTGGCAGCAGATCATTGTCGTCATTTCGATCGGTTCGATGATCCTTGGCGCGATTGCGGCCATCGTGCAGACCAACGTGAAGCGCCTGATGGCCTATTCGTCCATCGGTCATGTCGGCTACGCGCTCATCGGCCTCGCCGCCGGTACGCAGGAAGGCGTGCAGGGCGTTCTGGTGTATATGGCCATCTACCTGCTGATGACGGTTGGCGCGTTCCTGTGCGTGCTGTCGATGCAGCGCGGCGATGAGCAGGTCGAGGACATCTACGAACTGGCTGGCCTGTCCCAGACGCAGCCGCGCCTGGCGGCGTGCTTTGCCATCCTGATGTTCTCGCTCGCGGGCATTCCGCTGCTGGCGGGCTTCTTCGGCAAGCTCTACATTTTCCAGGCGGCCATCGATGCCGAGCTGTACACGCTTGCCATCTTCGGCATCCTCACCAGCGTGGTTGCGGCCTACTACTACCTGCGCGTGGTGAAGATCATCTACTTCGATGAGCCGAAGGCTCCGTTCACCCGCTACGGCAACGTGGCAACGGCTTCCATTCTGGGCGCCAGTGCCATCCTGTGCTCGCCGGTGAGCTTCCTCTACATCGCCCCGCTGCTGCAGGCCGCGGGCAACGCCGCCAAGTCGCTCATTGGCTGA
- a CDS encoding NADH-quinone oxidoreductase subunit M, producing MVGFPILSAMMLVPLVGAAWILLAPGGDEAARARNARLTALISTLVAFALAVVLWVNFDSTSADFQFVENHAMFGSYFAYHLGVDGISMLLVVLSAFLMPLCILASWDAIQKRVVEYMAAFLLMETLMFGVFMSLDMFLFYIFFEGGLIPMYLIIGVWGGKRRIYASFKFFLYTLLGSLFMLLAMLYMAGQAGTTSIPALMDYGFDPNIQTWLWLAFFASFAVKMPMWPVHTWLPDAHVEAPTAGSVILAGVLLKMGGYGFLRFSLPMFPEASHELAWLVFALSVIAVIYTSLVALVQEDMKKLIAYSSVAHMGFVTVGLFAFNQQGLEGSIFQMLSHGIVSGALFLCVGVVYDRMHTREISAYGGLVNRMPLYALVFLVFTMGSIGLPGTSGFVGEFLIMTGAYQASTLVAFLTATGVILGAAYMLLLYRRVVYGELTKESLKNILDLNAREIVTFAPLLAVVFWMGVYPNSFLAPLHAPVEKLMAQTALKTETAAPALPAAPSAAAVAPEAAPAEVAPEAAPAAAEPTE from the coding sequence ATGGTCGGCTTTCCAATCCTATCGGCTATGATGCTGGTGCCGCTGGTCGGCGCTGCATGGATCCTGCTCGCTCCGGGCGGGGATGAGGCAGCGCGGGCGCGCAACGCCCGCCTGACGGCCCTCATCAGCACGCTGGTGGCTTTCGCGCTGGCGGTGGTGCTGTGGGTGAACTTCGACAGCACGTCGGCGGACTTCCAGTTCGTCGAGAACCACGCGATGTTCGGCAGCTACTTCGCCTACCATCTCGGCGTCGATGGCATCTCGATGCTGCTGGTCGTGCTCTCGGCCTTCCTGATGCCGCTGTGCATCCTGGCGAGCTGGGACGCGATCCAGAAGCGGGTGGTCGAGTACATGGCCGCCTTCCTGCTCATGGAAACGCTGATGTTCGGCGTGTTCATGAGCCTGGACATGTTCCTGTTCTACATCTTCTTCGAAGGCGGCCTCATCCCGATGTACCTCATCATCGGCGTGTGGGGCGGCAAGCGGCGTATCTACGCCAGCTTCAAGTTCTTCCTCTACACGCTGCTGGGCTCGCTCTTCATGCTGCTGGCCATGCTGTACATGGCAGGGCAGGCGGGGACGACCTCGATCCCGGCGCTGATGGACTACGGCTTCGATCCGAACATCCAGACCTGGCTGTGGCTGGCCTTCTTCGCTTCCTTCGCGGTGAAGATGCCGATGTGGCCGGTGCACACCTGGCTGCCGGACGCGCACGTGGAAGCGCCGACGGCGGGTTCGGTCATCCTGGCGGGCGTGCTTCTGAAGATGGGCGGCTACGGCTTCCTGCGCTTCTCCCTGCCCATGTTCCCGGAGGCGAGCCATGAGCTGGCCTGGCTGGTGTTCGCGCTCAGCGTCATTGCGGTTATCTACACCTCGCTCGTCGCGCTGGTGCAGGAGGACATGAAGAAGCTGATCGCCTACTCGTCGGTCGCCCACATGGGCTTCGTGACGGTCGGCCTGTTCGCCTTCAACCAGCAGGGCCTCGAGGGTTCGATCTTCCAGATGCTCTCGCACGGCATCGTCTCGGGCGCGCTGTTCCTCTGCGTCGGCGTCGTCTACGACCGGATGCACACCCGCGAGATCTCGGCCTACGGCGGCCTCGTAAACCGCATGCCCCTCTATGCCCTGGTGTTCCTGGTATTCACCATGGGCTCCATCGGCCTGCCGGGCACCAGCGGCTTCGTCGGCGAGTTCCTCATCATGACGGGCGCCTATCAGGCGAGCACGCTGGTGGCGTTCCTCACGGCGACGGGCGTCATCCTGGGCGCTGCTTACATGCTGCTGCTGTACCGCCGCGTCGTGTATGGCGAGCTGACCAAGGAAAGCCTGAAAAACATTCTGGACCTGAACGCCCGCGAGATTGTGACCTTCGCGCCGCTTCTGGCCGTGGTGTTCTGGATGGGCGTCTACCCCAACAGCTTCCTTGCGCCGCTTCATGCGCCGGTTGAGAAGCTGATGGCCCAAACGGCCCTTAAGACTGAAACTGCGGCCCCGGCGCTGCCGGCTGCCCCGAGCGCGGCTGCGGTCGCGCCGGAGGCCGCCCCGGCCGAGGTCGCACCGGAAGCAGCGCCTGCCGCTGCCGAGCCGACGGAGTAA